In the genome of Pelosinus sp. IPA-1, the window TTGTATACTATATAACAATAAGAACCATTAAATGGGAAGTGATTAAAATAGAGTATGTAGAACCAATACGATGTAAAGGTCAAATAAGTAAAATTAAAACTTATTTAAAAAATAAAAATTTACGCGATTACTTACTTTTTGTTCTAGGCATCAATAGTGGTTTAAGAATATCTGACTTATTATTACTGACTGTAAATGACGTAAAGGAAAAAGATAGAATCCAACTTAGAGAAAAAAAAACAGGTAAAAATAAAGATTTTCCCCTTTCGGACACATGTAAAAAGGCGATTAAAGAATATCTAGATACAATTCAGCTTAGTAATGGTTGCCTATTTAAAAGTAAGAAAGGGGATAAACCCATATCTCGAATACAGGCTTATCGAATTATTAATCAAGCTGCACGAACAACTG includes:
- a CDS encoding site-specific integrase codes for the protein MIKIEYVEPIRCKGQISKIKTYLKNKNLRDYLLFVLGINSGLRISDLLLLTVNDVKEKDRIQLREKKTGKNKDFPLSDTCKKAIKEYLDTIQLSNGCLFKSKKGDKPISRIQAYRIINQAARTTGITDAIGTHTLRKTFGYWAYKKGVDITKIQKLLNHSAPSVTLAYIGITKDELDDIYINLNL